From Pseudobdellovibrio exovorus JSS, a single genomic window includes:
- a CDS encoding adenylate/guanylate cyclase domain-containing protein, which yields MDRSEFDKKIQAEEVHDFQVMHKLFLVFALVYPLFGILDFIFYPEHLKEFLILRFVYIPIPVGCYLLSRKIQNNKALEFLSFFHATIAAAIITYMSIATKDGINSAYYAGLNLVGISALLMFSFSWKMFFVTSASVYLPYLLYSSYKAGQQNDFRYFFAHAFFITSTFVIAICMNSLKQLLKKKVLSSRLALEEELFSREQIIKQKTEEATKLHQLSAQFSPQVVKAIREGQISIDESVQRVKICAIFIDIVRSTDKVTKLPEQNIQLCLARFLDTCLTIFLKYDLTIDKFHGDGLLAFSNMPISREDFIERTCMAALEAVDGIKADREFYMKHWMSELQVRVGISVGYANVGFYGNRKYFKTFTAIGTPLPYASRLTSIAEPNQILVNQEIAENLNQLGYVLKSQGQKQLKGFEEDKNPVFELISAPHMLTHREEAKTCPDHPHSVLFLDTNNDGHFVFKCRECDYEESQVGFSDRKISKAS from the coding sequence GTGGATAGAAGCGAATTTGACAAGAAAATTCAAGCGGAAGAAGTGCATGACTTTCAGGTCATGCATAAGCTGTTTCTTGTCTTCGCTTTAGTGTATCCGCTTTTCGGTATTCTGGACTTTATTTTTTATCCAGAGCACTTGAAAGAATTTTTAATATTGCGATTTGTATACATACCTATTCCTGTAGGTTGTTACTTGTTGTCTCGTAAGATACAGAATAATAAGGCTCTAGAGTTTCTATCATTTTTTCATGCTACCATTGCTGCCGCGATTATTACTTACATGTCGATTGCTACCAAAGATGGTATTAACTCTGCTTATTATGCGGGTCTAAACTTAGTAGGAATCTCGGCTCTATTGATGTTTTCATTTTCATGGAAAATGTTTTTTGTAACATCTGCCAGCGTCTATTTGCCATATTTACTCTATTCTTCTTATAAAGCTGGACAACAAAATGATTTTAGATACTTTTTTGCTCACGCTTTTTTTATAACATCGACATTTGTTATTGCTATATGTATGAATTCGTTAAAACAGCTTTTGAAAAAAAAGGTTTTAAGTTCACGACTGGCCTTGGAAGAAGAGTTGTTTTCGCGCGAACAAATCATTAAGCAGAAAACAGAAGAAGCGACAAAACTTCATCAATTGTCGGCACAGTTTTCTCCACAAGTTGTAAAAGCCATTCGCGAAGGACAGATATCAATTGATGAGTCTGTTCAACGTGTAAAAATATGTGCAATCTTTATTGATATAGTCCGATCAACAGATAAAGTAACTAAATTGCCAGAACAAAATATTCAACTGTGTTTAGCAAGATTTTTGGATACTTGTCTGACAATATTCCTGAAGTACGACCTGACAATAGATAAGTTTCATGGAGATGGACTATTGGCTTTTTCTAATATGCCAATTTCGCGTGAAGATTTTATTGAAAGAACTTGTATGGCTGCATTAGAAGCTGTTGATGGTATTAAAGCCGATCGAGAATTCTACATGAAGCACTGGATGTCGGAACTGCAGGTACGCGTCGGTATTTCTGTCGGATATGCGAATGTTGGATTCTATGGAAATAGAAAATACTTTAAGACATTTACAGCAATTGGCACTCCGTTGCCGTACGCCAGCCGGTTAACATCCATTGCTGAGCCAAATCAAATTTTAGTGAATCAAGAAATAGCTGAAAATTTGAATCAGCTGGGATATGTGTTAAAAAGCCAAGGACAAAAACAGCTCAAGGGATTTGAAGAAGATAAGAACCCTGTGTTCGAGCTAATAAGTGCGCCTCATATGTTGACTCATCGGGAAGAAGCAAAAACATGTCCGGATCATCCGCATTCAGTTCTATTCCTAGATACGAATAATGACGGACATTTTGTATTTAAATGCCGTGAATGTGATTACGAAGAGTCCCAAGTTGGCTTTTCAGATCGTAAAATCTCAAAAGCCTCTTAG
- a CDS encoding 50S ribosomal protein L11 methyltransferase, with protein sequence MSDTYFRIRLSNVNTPQEQEVSTFCFDHKALGLSEVLSFSQPDLTYDPSLISRRILDLDVFFEAKPSEDFFRELKAKFSGITYSTNEEESKDWLEEWKKGFVPFKLVGKTWIVPSWLEKPEEAQHEIKIDPGMAFGTGTHATTKMASYFVHKIATEHADQVKDWTLLDVGTGTAILAMLAEKMGFALITGIEIDPEARRKARENCELNQTQSVDITDQQLDEIRDQYDVVVANIIDGVLIRLQKDLMRATKDGGHLFLTGILQERDNLFFEKFIEAQPVKVIKRIQKDEWVGYWVQKGTQ encoded by the coding sequence ATGAGTGACACCTATTTTCGCATCCGATTATCCAATGTAAACACCCCGCAAGAACAAGAGGTCAGCACCTTTTGTTTTGACCACAAAGCCTTGGGCCTTAGCGAAGTGTTAAGCTTCAGCCAGCCCGACTTAACCTACGATCCCTCTTTGATCTCGCGACGCATTTTAGACTTGGATGTATTTTTTGAAGCGAAACCAAGTGAAGACTTCTTTCGTGAACTAAAAGCAAAATTTTCGGGAATCACCTACTCGACAAACGAAGAAGAAAGCAAAGACTGGCTTGAAGAATGGAAAAAAGGTTTTGTCCCTTTCAAATTGGTAGGCAAAACGTGGATCGTTCCCTCATGGCTAGAAAAACCGGAAGAAGCACAACACGAGATTAAAATTGATCCCGGCATGGCTTTCGGAACCGGAACCCATGCCACAACTAAAATGGCCTCTTACTTCGTTCATAAAATTGCAACAGAACACGCTGACCAAGTTAAAGACTGGACACTGTTAGACGTGGGCACGGGAACCGCTATCTTAGCGATGCTCGCCGAAAAAATGGGATTTGCTTTAATCACCGGAATTGAAATTGATCCGGAAGCTCGCAGAAAAGCCCGTGAAAACTGTGAACTGAACCAAACTCAAAGTGTCGACATCACAGACCAGCAATTAGATGAGATTCGCGATCAATACGATGTCGTCGTGGCGAATATTATTGATGGCGTGTTGATTCGATTACAAAAAGATCTGATGCGCGCCACGAAAGATGGCGGTCATTTATTTTTGACGGGAATTTTACAAGAGCGTGACAATTTATTTTTTGAAAAATTCATCGAAGCTCAACCTGTGAAAGTTATCAAACGCATTCAAAAAGATGAATGGGTGGGATACTGGGTTCAGAAAGGCACGCAGTAA
- a CDS encoding RsmE family RNA methyltransferase, translating to MRRYWIEKQMIFEDQVSFKGDLFHHIFDVCRQDVGHHFEVLTEDAKAYLVEVTQKDRKQAQARILETREIEPLPRPHVHIALSVSRYQVMDAIVEKAVEMGVSSILPFCSDFSFIRKPNNLPAGKLDRWQKIIVSATQQCGRGELMKISDPVEWSEMLKTINPNTDNWCLFAYEGHSVLGVKAHLNAAKEAAKVSNQPLPQNLWVIVGSEGGFSEAEVEEMRQLGLHPVTLGRQVLRVETACLTLVSVLKYEFGLLT from the coding sequence ATGCGTCGCTATTGGATCGAAAAACAAATGATCTTCGAAGATCAGGTCTCATTTAAGGGCGACCTCTTCCATCACATCTTCGATGTCTGCAGGCAAGATGTGGGACATCACTTCGAAGTTTTAACAGAAGACGCAAAAGCTTACCTTGTTGAGGTGACCCAGAAAGATCGCAAGCAGGCGCAAGCGCGAATTTTAGAAACACGCGAGATTGAACCACTACCTCGTCCGCATGTGCACATCGCTTTGTCTGTATCGCGCTATCAAGTGATGGATGCGATTGTCGAAAAAGCGGTCGAAATGGGTGTGAGTTCAATTCTACCTTTCTGTTCTGATTTCAGTTTTATTCGCAAACCTAATAACCTTCCTGCTGGAAAGTTAGACCGCTGGCAAAAAATTATCGTGTCGGCTACTCAGCAATGTGGACGTGGTGAATTGATGAAAATATCAGATCCTGTTGAGTGGTCTGAGATGCTCAAAACAATTAACCCAAACACGGATAATTGGTGTCTATTTGCATATGAGGGTCATAGCGTTCTGGGCGTGAAAGCTCACTTAAATGCAGCTAAAGAAGCCGCAAAAGTAAGCAATCAACCACTTCCACAAAATCTTTGGGTTATTGTGGGTTCTGAGGGCGGTTTTTCAGAGGCTGAAGTCGAAGAAATGCGCCAACTAGGCCTTCATCCAGTGACCCTTGGACGGCAGGTTTTGCGCGTGGAAACGGCTTGCCTGACTTTAGTCTCCGTCCTAAAGTATGAGTTCGGCTTACTCACGTAA
- a CDS encoding RDD family protein, with protein sequence MAGTNNINSNGNDPFEEFEFRPINEGLGFQKRQRSTSAASTMGMGANVDSGFEVNPTRNTPRSSPSFSAPLPRTSTPRPNTAPVTPKVPSFEIPTIEDDSIAKAQTAVNEILKNLNQKRHLDFLNETEKQKTLLKKSKPFFFAATLDAMLITAMFLLSMIAMLSITKVDLLMNLGHANTSMSVFAATGGLFLSIMFIYMVTTRAFAGFTPGEWAFDQQVGDESHQKGLSYIPRVVARTLLVTATGFILLPVLSYLFNKDIAGQLTGTPMFRKPNG encoded by the coding sequence ATGGCAGGAACAAATAATATCAACTCTAATGGCAATGATCCTTTCGAGGAATTTGAATTCCGTCCTATTAACGAAGGTTTGGGCTTTCAAAAACGTCAGCGCTCGACTTCAGCAGCCTCTACTATGGGTATGGGTGCGAATGTGGATTCTGGATTCGAAGTTAATCCAACACGCAACACTCCCCGTTCTAGTCCTAGCTTTTCAGCTCCGCTTCCTCGCACAAGTACGCCTCGTCCGAACACAGCTCCGGTAACGCCAAAAGTTCCTTCTTTTGAAATCCCGACTATCGAAGACGACTCTATTGCTAAAGCACAAACAGCTGTAAATGAGATTCTGAAAAATCTAAATCAAAAGCGCCACTTAGATTTTTTAAATGAAACTGAAAAACAAAAAACTCTTTTAAAGAAATCAAAGCCATTCTTCTTTGCGGCCACATTGGATGCCATGTTGATCACGGCTATGTTTTTACTGAGTATGATCGCTATGCTGAGCATCACTAAAGTAGATCTTTTGATGAATCTAGGACATGCCAATACCTCTATGTCTGTCTTTGCGGCTACTGGTGGTTTATTCTTATCGATTATGTTCATTTACATGGTCACGACTCGTGCCTTCGCTGGATTTACTCCGGGCGAATGGGCTTTTGACCAACAAGTCGGCGATGAGTCTCACCAAAAAGGTTTAAGTTATATCCCACGTGTTGTGGCCAGAACGTTATTAGTTACGGCAACGGGTTTTATTTTGCTTCCTGTTCTTTCTTATCTTTTCAACAAAGATATCGCAGGACAACTGACTGGAACACCAATGTTCAGAAAACCAAATGGCTAA
- the rfaE2 gene encoding D-glycero-beta-D-manno-heptose 1-phosphate adenylyltransferase — protein sequence MANFPRVLTTANVTECTDLYRSEKKKIVFTNGCFDLLHIGHVTYLEEAKKLGDVLIVGINTDASVSKLKGPTRPIQNEKDRSEILAALKSVDHTILFAEETPLNLIQTIKPDVLVKGGDWKIEQIVGSDFVLSYGGSVQSLNFVHGKSTTSIIEKSKT from the coding sequence ATGGCTAACTTTCCACGCGTTTTAACCACCGCCAATGTAACTGAGTGCACAGACCTTTACCGATCTGAGAAAAAGAAAATCGTCTTCACGAATGGTTGCTTCGACCTTTTACATATCGGTCACGTAACATACTTAGAAGAAGCCAAAAAACTAGGTGATGTTCTTATTGTAGGGATTAATACAGATGCCTCTGTCAGTAAGCTCAAAGGTCCTACTCGCCCCATTCAAAATGAAAAAGATCGCAGTGAAATCTTAGCCGCTCTAAAATCCGTGGATCATACGATCCTATTTGCTGAAGAGACTCCATTGAATCTTATCCAAACCATTAAGCCTGATGTTTTAGTTAAAGGTGGAGACTGGAAAATTGAACAGATCGTCGGAAGTGACTTTGTACTTTCCTATGGTGGCAGCGTGCAGTCGCTTAATTTCGTTCACGGAAAATCGACCACGTCCATTATTGAGAAATCGAAAACTTAG
- a CDS encoding YkgJ family cysteine cluster protein — protein MKPDKDRPSTWKKYDADNCSRCRANCCAMPVEVKASDLVRLGVASQDEVDNSIKKLAKRLKKEKIITSYREGTEFFMITQKANSDCYFLDSRTRLCTVYERRPDTCRQFPAQIGARVGFCPVEWK, from the coding sequence ATGAAACCGGATAAAGATCGGCCCAGCACGTGGAAAAAATATGATGCAGATAACTGTTCCCGTTGTCGGGCTAACTGCTGTGCGATGCCGGTAGAAGTGAAAGCTTCAGATTTGGTCCGATTAGGGGTTGCTTCTCAAGATGAAGTGGACAACTCGATTAAGAAGTTAGCGAAAAGATTGAAGAAAGAAAAAATCATCACGTCTTATCGCGAGGGCACAGAGTTCTTTATGATCACGCAGAAAGCAAATAGTGATTGCTACTTCTTGGACTCGAGGACCAGACTTTGCACTGTGTACGAACGTCGTCCCGATACCTGTCGTCAGTTCCCCGCACAGATAGGTGCACGTGTAGGATTTTGTCCTGTGGAATGGAAGTAA